The sequence AATTTGACTTAAGAAAAACTCGGAAATCAAATAATTACTGTCTACTAGGGATTTAATTGATGCAGAAACTGATTTTTTGGATATATCAATATCCTGCTCTGTAAATAATCCCTTTTTCATGTTGTCTAATTCACTTCTGATAAGTTCCAACACTCTTTGAAAATCATCGAAGTTAATCCCGGCATCAATGACCATAATGGATTTAAATTTATAAACCGTAGATTTGATATAATAAGCAAGGCTTTCCTTTTCCCTTATATTCCTAAATAATTTGGAATTAGCTCCTCCTCCCAATATGTCACTGGCTAATATCAATCCATTATAAAGGGGATCTTCATAAGGAATACCTGCTCTGCAGCCTACCGCAATTTTCCCTTGATTTACATTCATCTCTTCATGAATCATATTTTTAGTCTGAACAAAATTTAATATTTTTTCTCTCTGAATCGGAACTATTGTCTTTCTTTCTACAGAAAAAAGTTTTTTTAATTCTTCAGCGATATCTTCTTTATAATTTCCCACCATAAATATCTCTATGTATGACGTGTTCAATACATCCAAATAATATTTATATAAAGTGGAGCTGTTTATCTTCTCAATATCTTCTATATAGCCATATTCATAAGTACTGTATTTCTCATTCTTGCACATCTCTTCTATGCATCTTTCTATTGCATACTGACCTTTATCGTTTATCTTTCCTTCTATTATTTTTTTCAGATTTTCCTTTTCCTGCTCTACATAATCTTTCTTAAATACTCCATTTTCGGTTACGGGGTTATATATCAGTTCCTTTAATAATTTAATAACTTCAATAGGATATTCTTTGTCTTCCACATAAGATTCTTCGGGGCTTTCTACAGT is a genomic window of Acidilutibacter cellobiosedens containing:
- the yfmF gene encoding EF-P 5-aminopentanol modification-associated protein YfmF; the encoded protein is MKERKNIGKGINLNLIRTDKFKTNLISFYIIRPLNREEATQNALFPMVLRRGTERFDTNLKLERKLENMYGASLSVGVRKVGERHIERFTVESPEESYVEDKEYPIEVIKLLKELIYNPVTENGVFKKDYVEQEKENLKKIIEGKINDKGQYAIERCIEEMCKNEKYSTYEYGYIEDIEKINSSTLYKYYLDVLNTSYIEIFMVGNYKEDIAEELKKLFSVERKTIVPIQREKILNFVQTKNMIHEEMNVNQGKIAVGCRAGIPYEDPLYNGLILASDILGGGANSKLFRNIREKESLAYYIKSTVYKFKSIMVIDAGINFDDFQRVLELIRSELDNMKKGLFTEQDIDISKKSVSASIKSLVDSNYLISEFFLSQILAKDERNLEDILKGIDDIKKDEIVEACNRIYFDTIYFLTKNNYL